Proteins found in one Hevea brasiliensis isolate MT/VB/25A 57/8 chromosome 18, ASM3005281v1, whole genome shotgun sequence genomic segment:
- the LOC110649069 gene encoding probable receptor-like serine/threonine-protein kinase At4g34500, translating to MSASGTDTSSYNNTGNSLPHKLTSKTSFLNLKLYVLIAIISLCILLVLLLVFLCIRLNRISRKRSKVLSKQSSGLIPLVSKEIVEINALDRKGNDEKEEVKTGDVNFIKKKEIEAVVDLEIGEGKPKQKKSGESDEASCSTSSDVSSMEAQQNIGWGRWYSLNELEIATRGFSEENVIGEGGYGVVYRGVLKDGSVVAVKNLLNNKGQAEKEFRVEVEAIGKVRHKNLVGLIGYCAEGARRMLVYEYVDNGNLEQWLHGDVGPVSPLTWDIRMKIAIGTAKGLAYLHEGLEPKVVHRDVKSSNILLDKKWNPKVSDFGLAKLLGSESSYVTTRVMGTFGYVSPDYASTGMLNEGSDVYSFGVLLMEMITGRSPIDYSRPAGEMNLVDWFKGMVASHRGEEVLDPLIEVQPSPRAFKRTLLVCLRCIDLDAIKRPKMGQVVHMLDADDFPFRAELRSIREKDLPPSHAAVSNKVPHPTKHAGESDVERSKRR from the exons ATGTCGGCCTCCGGCACCGATACCTCCTCCTACAACAACACTGGCAACTCTTTGCCTCACAAGCTCACCTCaaaaacatcatttctcaatctaAAGCTCTATGTTTTGATCGCAATTATTTCACTATGCATACTTTTAGTTTTACTTCTTGTTTTCCTATGCATCCGCTTGAACAGGATTTCCCGGAAACGGAGCAAAGTGCTCTCTAAGCAGAGTTCCGGTTTGATCCCGTTAGTATCCAAAGAAATTGTAGAAATAAATGCTTTGGATCGGAAAGGAAATGACGAGAAAGAGGAGGTCAAAACTGGAGATGTGAATTTCATAAAGAAGAAGGAGATTGAGGCTGTTGTTGATTTGGAGATCGGAGAAGGGAAGCCGAAGCAGAAGAAAAGTGGAGAGAGTGATGAAGCGTCTTGCAGCACGAGTAGTGACGTGTCGTCGATGGAGGCACAGCAGAATATCGGGTGGGGCCGCTGGTATAGCTTGAATGAGCTGGAGATTGCGACACGTGGATTCTCGGAGGAGAATGTGATCGGTGAAGGAGGATACGGCGTTGTGTATAGAGGAGTATTAAAGGATGGGTCTGTGGTGGCTGTGAAGAATCTGCTTAACAACAA GGGTCAGGCTGAGAAGGAGTTCAGGGTGGAAGTTGAAGCCATTGGAAAAGTAAGGCATAAGAACTTGGTCGGTCTAATTGGATATTGCGCAGAAGGTGCTCGGAG GATGCTTGTTTATGAATATGTTGACAATGGGAATTTAGAGCAATGGTTACATGGTGATGTAGGACCTGTTAGCCCTCTAACCTGGGATATCCGAATGAAGATTGCCATTGGGACAGCAAAAGG GCTAGCCTATTTGCATGAAGGTTTAGAACCTAAAGTCGTGCACCGTGATGTAAAATCCAGTAATATACTTCTGGATAAAAAATGGAATCCAAAGGTCTCTGACTTTGGATTGGCCAAGCTTCTGGGTTCTGAGTCGAGCTATGTCACTACCCGTGTTATGGGAACATTCGG ATATGTTTCCCCTGATTATGCAAGTACAGGTATGCTTAATGAGGGGAGTGATGTGTATAGTTTTGGAGTTCTTCTTATGGAGATGATAACAGGAAGGAGCCCAATTGATTACTCCAGGCCAGCTGGAGAG ATGAACTTGGTTGACTGGTTTAAAGGAATGGTGGCCAGTCATCGTGGAGAAGAGGTTTTAGACCCTCTAATTGAAGTTCAGCCTTCTCCAAGAGCTTTTAAACGAACCTTGCTTGTTTGTCTTCGATGTATAGATTTGGATGCCATTAAGCGACCAAAAATGGGGCAAGTCGTTCATATGCTTGATGCAGATGACTTTCCTTTTCGTGCT GAACTTAGATCAATTAGGGAGAAAGATCTTCCCCCTTCTCATGCAGCTGTGTCCAACAAAGTTCCACATCCAACCAAGCATGCAGGGGAGAGTGATGTAGAAAGATCAAAGCGAAGATGA
- the LOC131175940 gene encoding cyclase-associated protein 1-like isoform X2: MEEKLISRLESAVARLEALSVSAFRDRGVADFGGADVTVDPSIVAFDDLLGQFFGRVSAAAEKIGGQVLEVTKIVQEAFRVQKELLVKAKQTQKPDLAELAEFLKPLNEVIMKANAMTEGRRSDFFNHLKSAADSLTALAWIAYTGKDCGMSMPIAHVEESWQMAEFYNNKILVEYKSKDPNHVEWAKAMKELYLPGLRDYVKSHYPLGPTWGVSGKAPASAPSKAPAPPPPPPASLFSAESSQPSSSKPKEGMAAVFQEINTSKSVTAGLRKVTADMKTKNRADRTGVVGTSEKEGRTSSPSFSKAGPPKLELQMGRKWVVENQIGRKNLVIDDCDAKQSVYVFGCKDSVLQIQGKVNNITVDKCTKMGVVFTDVVAACEIVNCSGVEVQCQYGCDLI, from the exons ATGGAGGAAAAGCTGATCTCCAGGCTCGAATCGGCCGTGGCGCGGTTGGAGGCGCTGTCAGTTTCGGCATTCAGGGACCGCGGCGTTGCGGACTTTGGTGGAGCTGATGTGACCGTGGATCCGTCAATTGTGGCATTCGACGATCTCTTAGGGCAGTTCTTTGGTAGGGTTTCGGCTGCTGCTGAGAAGATTGGAGGACAGGTTTTGGAGGTTACGAAGATTGTACAAGAAGCTTTTAGAGTTCAGAAGGAGCTTCTCGTTAAGGCTAAGCAAACTCAG AAACCTGACCTTGCGGAGTTGGCTGAATTTCTCAAGCCATTGAATGAAGTTATCATGAAAGCAAATGCAATGACAGAGGGAAGGAGATCTGATTTCTTTAACCACTTGAAGTCTGCTGCTGACAGTCTGACAGCTTTGGCATGGATTGCCTATACAGGAAAAGATTGTG GTATGAGCATGCCTATTGCACATGTTGAAGAGAGTTGGCAAATGGCTGAATTTTACAACAACAAG ATTCTTGTAGAGTACAAAAGCAAGGACCCAAATCATGTTGAGTGGGCCAAAGCCATGAAGGAGTTATATCTTCCAGGTTTGAGGGATTATGTTAAGAGTCATTATCCCTTGGGCCCAACATGGGGTGTTTCAGGCAAAGCACCAGCTTCTGCTCCATCTAAAGCTCCtgctcctccaccacctccacctgCCTCTCTCTTCAGTGCTGAATCTTCTCAGCCTTCGTCATCAAAGCCAAAAGAAGGGATGGCTGCTGTTTTCCaagaaatcaacacaagcaagtcTGTGACTGCAG GTCTTAGAAAGGTCACAGCTGATATGAAGACGAAGAACCGTGCAGATAGAACTGGTGTTGTTGGTACCAGTGAGAAGGAAGGCCGTACTAGTTCACCTTCTTTTTCTAAGGCAGGACCTCCAAAACTCGAGCTTCAAATGGGTCGTAA GTGGGTTGTTGAAAATCAAATTGGAAGAAAGAATTTAGTAATTGATGACTGTGATGCAAAACAGTCTGTATATGTTTTTGGTTGCAAAGATTCTGTTTTGCAGATTCAAG GGAAAGTCAACAATATAACAGTTGACAAATGCACTAAGATGGGAGTTGTATTTACG GATGTTGTGGCTGCTTGTGAGATTGTAAATTGCAGTGGTGTTGAGGTGCAATGCCAG TACGGGTGTGATCTAATTTAG
- the LOC131175940 gene encoding cyclase-associated protein 1-like isoform X1, which produces MEEKLISRLESAVARLEALSVSAFRDRGVADFGGADVTVDPSIVAFDDLLGQFFGRVSAAAEKIGGQVLEVTKIVQEAFRVQKELLVKAKQTQKPDLAELAEFLKPLNEVIMKANAMTEGRRSDFFNHLKSAADSLTALAWIAYTGKDCGMSMPIAHVEESWQMAEFYNNKILVEYKSKDPNHVEWAKAMKELYLPGLRDYVKSHYPLGPTWGVSGKAPASAPSKAPAPPPPPPASLFSAESSQPSSSKPKEGMAAVFQEINTSKSVTAGLRKVTADMKTKNRADRTGVVGTSEKEGRTSSPSFSKAGPPKLELQMGRKWVVENQIGRKNLVIDDCDAKQSVYVFGCKDSVLQIQGKVNNITVDKCTKMGVVFTDVVAACEIVNCSGVEVQCQGSSPTVSVDNTSGCLLYLSKDSLGASITTAKSSEINVLIPGAESNGDWVEHALPQQFINFFKDGHFETTPVSHSGG; this is translated from the exons ATGGAGGAAAAGCTGATCTCCAGGCTCGAATCGGCCGTGGCGCGGTTGGAGGCGCTGTCAGTTTCGGCATTCAGGGACCGCGGCGTTGCGGACTTTGGTGGAGCTGATGTGACCGTGGATCCGTCAATTGTGGCATTCGACGATCTCTTAGGGCAGTTCTTTGGTAGGGTTTCGGCTGCTGCTGAGAAGATTGGAGGACAGGTTTTGGAGGTTACGAAGATTGTACAAGAAGCTTTTAGAGTTCAGAAGGAGCTTCTCGTTAAGGCTAAGCAAACTCAG AAACCTGACCTTGCGGAGTTGGCTGAATTTCTCAAGCCATTGAATGAAGTTATCATGAAAGCAAATGCAATGACAGAGGGAAGGAGATCTGATTTCTTTAACCACTTGAAGTCTGCTGCTGACAGTCTGACAGCTTTGGCATGGATTGCCTATACAGGAAAAGATTGTG GTATGAGCATGCCTATTGCACATGTTGAAGAGAGTTGGCAAATGGCTGAATTTTACAACAACAAG ATTCTTGTAGAGTACAAAAGCAAGGACCCAAATCATGTTGAGTGGGCCAAAGCCATGAAGGAGTTATATCTTCCAGGTTTGAGGGATTATGTTAAGAGTCATTATCCCTTGGGCCCAACATGGGGTGTTTCAGGCAAAGCACCAGCTTCTGCTCCATCTAAAGCTCCtgctcctccaccacctccacctgCCTCTCTCTTCAGTGCTGAATCTTCTCAGCCTTCGTCATCAAAGCCAAAAGAAGGGATGGCTGCTGTTTTCCaagaaatcaacacaagcaagtcTGTGACTGCAG GTCTTAGAAAGGTCACAGCTGATATGAAGACGAAGAACCGTGCAGATAGAACTGGTGTTGTTGGTACCAGTGAGAAGGAAGGCCGTACTAGTTCACCTTCTTTTTCTAAGGCAGGACCTCCAAAACTCGAGCTTCAAATGGGTCGTAA GTGGGTTGTTGAAAATCAAATTGGAAGAAAGAATTTAGTAATTGATGACTGTGATGCAAAACAGTCTGTATATGTTTTTGGTTGCAAAGATTCTGTTTTGCAGATTCAAG GGAAAGTCAACAATATAACAGTTGACAAATGCACTAAGATGGGAGTTGTATTTACG GATGTTGTGGCTGCTTGTGAGATTGTAAATTGCAGTGGTGTTGAGGTGCAATGCCAG GGTTCGTCCCCAACTGTTTCTGTGGACAACACATCAGGCTGCCTGTTATATTTAAGCAAAGATTCTTTGGGAGCATCTATAACAACTGCCAAGTCAAGCGAGATCAATGTTTTGATACCGGGTGCAGAGTCTAATGGTGATTGG GTGGAGCATGCTTTGCCACAACAgttcataaatttttttaaagatgGCCACTTTGAAACTACTCCAGTCTCCCACTCTGGGGGTTGA
- the LOC131175966 gene encoding glucan endo-1,3-beta-glucosidase 7-like produces MAFSRLIVLFFLFQAFFLLARSQSFIGINYGLVADNLPPPAATAKLLQSTAIQKVRLYGADPAVLKALANTGIGIVIGAGNGDIPALASDPNSATQWVNSNVLPYYPASNIILITIGNEVVLSGDQNLISQLLPAMQNMENALNAASLGGKIMVSTVHSMAVLSQSDPPSSGLFNPSYQDTMRGLLQFQRDNGSPLAINPYPFFAYQSDPRPETLAFCLFQPNSGRVDSGNGIKYMNMFDAQVDAVRSALNALGFKDIEILIAETGWPYRGDSNEVGPSIENARAYNGNLIAHLRSLVGTPLMPGKSVDTYLFAIYDEDLKPGPASERAFGLFKPDLSMTYDVGLSKSSSLTPSTPQTPASPSVKPTGAGWCMPKAGVSDAQLQGSLDYACGQGIDCSPIQPGGACFEPNTLVSHAAFAMNLYYQTSGKNPWDCDFSQTATLTSNNPSYNGCVYPSGST; encoded by the exons ATGGCGTTTTCAAGGCTTATCGTGCTCTTTTTCCTCTTCCAAGCTTTCTTCTTGTTAGCCA gGTCGCAGTCGTTTATTGGCATTAATTATGGTTTGGTTGCTGACAACCTACCACCACCGGCGGCCACCGCTAAACTTCTGCAATCGACGGCTATACAGAAAGTGAGGCTCTACGGGGCCGATCCAGCGGTTCTTAAGGCTCTTGCCAATACTGGGATTGGCATCGTCATTGGAGCTGGAAATGGTGATATCCCAGCTTTGGCTTCCGATCCCAACTCAGCCACTCAGTGGGTCAACTCGAACGTCTTGCCCTATTACCCGGCTAGCAACATCATTCTCATCACCATTGGTAACGAG GTAGTGTTGTCTGGGGACCAAAACTTGATCTCTCAACTATTACCCGCAATGCAAAATATGGAAAACGCGCTTAACGCTGCCTCACTCGGTGGCAAGATCATGGTCTCCACCGTCCATTCCATGGCCGTCTTGTCTCAGTCTGACCCACCCTCTTCCGGATTGTTCAACCCGTCTTATCAAGATACCATGAGAGGGTTACTCCAATTCCAGAGAGACAACGGGTCACCTCTTGCTATCAACCCGTACCCCTTTTTCGCTTACCAGAGCGACCCCAGACCAGAGACCTTGGCTTTCTGCCTGTTTCAACCCAACTCGGGACGAGTCGACTCGGGCAATGGGATTAAGTACATGAACATGTTTGACGCTCAG GTGGATGCTGTGCGGTCTGCCTTGAATGCCCTGGGATTCAaggatattgagattttgattgcTGAGACTGGATGGCCTTACCGCGGTGACAGTAATGAAGTTGGACCCAGTATTGAGAATGCAAGAGCCTATAATGGCAATTTGATTGCTCACCTTAGATCATTGGTTGGCACCCCATTAATGCCCGGAAAATCTGTAGACACATACCTCTTTGCAATCTATGATGAGGATTTGAAGCCTGGGCCTGCCTCCGAAAGAGCATTTGGCCTTTTCAAACCTGACCTTTCCATGACATATGATGTTGGTCTCTCAAAGAGCAGTAGCCTG ACTCCATCGACGCCCCAAACTCCAGCAAGTCCATCAGTAAAACCAACAGGAGCAGGTTGGTGTATGCCCAAGGCTGGTGTTTCTGATGCACAATTGCAGGGAAGTCTTGACTATGCTTGTGGTCAAGGCATAGATTGCAGCCCGATTCAACCAGGAGGTGCCTGTTTCGAGCCAAATACTTTGGTTTCACATGCTGCTTTTGCCATGAATCTCTACTACCAAACTTCTGGCAAGAATCCATGGGATTGTGATTTCTCTCAGACTGCTACACTCACATCCAATAATCCCA GTTATAATGGTTGTGTCTACCCTAGTGGGAGTACCTGA